The sequence ATGTCATCTTGTCTAAAGTACATACAGGTAAAATCACATCACCTTCATAGGTATTATTGCCAATGTTTTTTAATTGAAAACGTGCCAAGCCCATTTCCATCTCTAAACCTGCAAGTGACAGCATTAATGTGTCAGAGGCTGCGTCTTCCCAGACCACTTTGATTTTGGTGGGAGCTAAAGGTTGAGCCGTCTCGCGATCAAGTGTCATCGTCACCGTATTTTGTTCACACGATGTGGTGGAAAGCATGCAGTAATCATCTAAGTTAACCTCAGCAGAGGCTCGCTCCATCGCTGATTCAAATTGCTGAATTACTTGCGGCCCATAAAAGCCTGCCACGAGAGCGATCCCAAGAGCAGCCACCTTTAATGCAGAGTGCATGTCGTGTTCTCATCTAATTTTATAAGAGCGGCGATGTTATCATATCCTTCAATATGTGCTTGTATCAAAAAGTAATTTTGTGCGTATGGTAGAACTAAAAAAGCGAAGCCATTGGCTTCGCTTTTGTCTGTTTCATAGGACGTGAGCTTAGTGTTTCTAAGTTCTATCCGCTCTGAACAGGTTCCAGAATTACGTTGACTTAGTCAGCGTTGCGCTCTGCAAACTTCTCTAGCCCTAGAACCAAGGCAATGGCAACAAACATCATCACAATAGCCATTACTAGCTGTGAAGGCTGAGAGGTGACGGCTTCAAAATCAAACGGTGATAAGTTTTCTTGAATCAGCGGAACCTGCTCACCTTTAGAATTCGTACGCCAGCTGATTGTTTCTTTCCACGGCCATATCTTCGGCAGTGTACCGATCATCAAACCAGTCAAGAATACTAATGTGAAGTCGCGGAATGAGCGCAATAACCAAGAAAGTACGTGAGAGAAAGTCAGCAGGCCAATCACACAGCCACCAAGGAATAGGGCAAGTACATCGACCTGAAATTCTTTAACGGCACCAAGTACCGGGCTGTACATACCAATTAATAGCAGAATGAAGCTCCCTGAGATACCTGGCAAAATCATCGCACAGATCGCAATCGCACCTGCAATGAGAATATTGATACTGGTAGGTTCCATTTGCAGCGGCTTGAGCACGGTAATGCTGTAAGCGAAGGCGATACCAAGCAGCAAAAATACGAATCGAATCATATCGCGCTTTTCTACTTGTTTAAGAATATGGAAAACCGACACCAAGATAAGACCAAAGAAAAAAGACCATAGTGGAACCGGGTGGGTGACTAATAACCAAGAAATCAGCTTTGCAAATGTCGCAATGCTCGTGAATACGCCTGCGAACAGTGAAATTAGGAAAAAACCATTGATGTGGCTAAACGCGGCTTTGAAACCTTCACGCTTCCATAGTCCAAGTACGCTAGGGTTAATTCTTCGAATGCTATCTAGTAGCGTATCGTAGATACCAGTGATGAATGCGATGGTTCCGCCCGACACGCCAGGGACAACGTCGGCTGCGCCCATTGCCATGCCTTTGAAAAAAGTACTTAAGTAGTTCATTGCTTCATAGAGTTGAGAGTGATTTTGTGCAGTATACAAACTTTAGTGTAAAAAAAATATGAATATGCCTTTGGCGAGGTGCTTTATTACCTCTTTAATTGTAAGGCAATACGTTGATGTGAACATCTGCCTTACATTTAAAATACAACTGCTTGGCGTCTTATTATTACCGGCTGCAGTGAAACTTGTTTTCTATCTATATTGCATCTTGCTTGCATTATGCAAATGCACTTTGCAATTCGCATCATGAATTAGAGGTTTTTATGCGATGCAGGGCTTATAAAACGGCCGAATTAAAATTGGCACACTAACTGCATTATATACATTGACCCTTCTTAAGCCGAGGGTCACCTAGCCAACTGACGTTGTTAGTGAACTTATGATTTGTTCACAAATATATAGAGCCAATCGCGATTATTGCGGTTGGCTATTTTTTTGCCTGTCATTTGGCTTTCTATGATCTTCTATCTGCTATTAACCCCATACTCCAAACGAAAAAAAAGCCAGCCACCATAGGTAACTAGCTTAAGTTTTTCTCGAATCAATCTCGAATCAATCTCGAATCGTTTAGTAGCCCATCAGCTGCAGTAAATTCTCCGCTGTGCTGATCGCTTCTTTACGGTTAGCAATATTAAGCTTTTGGTAAAGGTTGCGAATGTGGGTCTTGATAGTGGTACCTGCTACATCGAGTTCTTGAGCGATCTGCTCGTTACTGAATCCTGAATAGATCAAACCAAGTACCTGCCATTCACGCTGGGTGAGTGGGCTTGTGCGCACAAGTTCAGGAATGTTTGGGTGATTGACTAAGTTTTCAACAAAGTCTTCATCGAAGTGAACCGAGCGACTGCGTTGGGTGGTCGAGATATCTTTCATGATCTGTTGAGCGCGATGACGTTCTAAATCGCCCAAGCCAGGCTTGTTGCTCAACTTATCCAAGATATGTCCGATAGTCCCTCCGTCGACCAAGAAGTTACCGACCATACCGGTTTGGTTGGTCATATGAAGCGCTTCTTCAAGTAGTACGCGTGCATTGTCTTCATCGTTGAGCTGTGTGCTTAGCACGGCTTCAACGATCAAGTTTCGGTTGGTATCGGTAATCAGGTGTGAACGCTGAGCTTCACTCTTAAGGAAAGTCAGCGCTTCTTCCGCTTCTTCATACTGCTCAAGAATGATGTGAGCGCGAACGATGTTTCGCCATTGCAGTTGGCAGAAGTGATTACTTGCCAATTCTGGTCGAACAGCCACATTCAGCCAATCACGAATGGCCTCTTTATCGCCTTTTACTTGCCAGAAAAGAATCAATGAGAGAGAGGCATTCGCTGTCCAATCTACGTGGTAAGTCGATTGACGCAATAGGTGCTGAATCTGGTCGATAAACTTCGATGCTTTATCGATTTCACCACGGCTAAGCGAGATACGA comes from Vibrio syngnathi and encodes:
- a CDS encoding DUF368 domain-containing protein, coding for MNYLSTFFKGMAMGAADVVPGVSGGTIAFITGIYDTLLDSIRRINPSVLGLWKREGFKAAFSHINGFFLISLFAGVFTSIATFAKLISWLLVTHPVPLWSFFFGLILVSVFHILKQVEKRDMIRFVFLLLGIAFAYSITVLKPLQMEPTSINILIAGAIAICAMILPGISGSFILLLIGMYSPVLGAVKEFQVDVLALFLGGCVIGLLTFSHVLSWLLRSFRDFTLVFLTGLMIGTLPKIWPWKETISWRTNSKGEQVPLIQENLSPFDFEAVTSQPSQLVMAIVMMFVAIALVLGLEKFAERNAD